The segment GAGTGGGTCTGGTGGTTCTTCAACAGATGGGGAAGAAGGTAACGGCAGCGGCTGTGTATGCGGGATTTTATCTTCAGGCCCTGATGAAACGCCCATTTCATCGGTGGTTATTGACTGATGCTTTTTATCTGAGGACCCATTCTGAAAATGATCTTCCTTTCGGGTTTTTGCAGATTTTTCATCCAAAAATTCTTTTTTGCCAATAAGATATTCAATTTCTGTTTCATCAAGAAGAAAAAATTCCTGGAAATCCTTCTGTATTTTCCGGCCTTCTGCATTTCCCGGTGGTGTCCACGGTACAATAATGCAATAGAAAAAAATTGGCAACAGGAAAGGAATTCTTTTTATCATCTATCGTCGAAAACGGCTGGTATAATCTCATAACAAGAATTTTATTCAATGAATTTTATTATAGTAACTTTTACCCGTTTATCAAGAATATAAGTTAAATACCAAATGTTTTTTCAACCTAAATTTTTTGTATACTTAATATCTTATATTTCTTATAGTTAAGGAATAAACAAGACATTAATTCTTTACTTGAATTTCCTGTGATAAATGTATTATCATGTAAACGGAAAAAGAACAGACAATTTTAATCCGGCAATAAGACACGAAATAATTATTACAAAAAATGAGAATTTACAAAAAGATTTTATTCTATTTCCTGCTGACTGTTGCAATATCCTGGAGTATATTCCCTTTCCTCTGGATTTTGTTAACATCCATCAAACCACCGCATCAGATTATGCAATTACCGCCTGTTTTTCCTGTCTCCATTACCTTTAACGCATATAAAAATGTCATTCTGGGAAGTTATTTTCCCCATTACCTCTTCAATAGTTTTATGGTATCGCTATCAACGGTGTTCATTATTATGCCAATTGCACTACTTGCGGCTTATAGTATCTCCCGTTTTTCATTCCGGGGAAAGAAACCTATCCTTTTTATGATTATTGTCTTATTCACCCTTCCTTCTATAAGCCTTGTGGCAGCTCTTTACAAACTGTTTTATACATTAGGGTGGATTAATCTTCCGATATCCCTTATCGCTACCTACAGCACCCTCAATTTCCCTTTGGCCTTTTTTCTTTTGACGAAGTATCTTGATAAAATTCCGGTAGAAATGGATAGCGCTGCGCTCATAGATGGCTGTACCCATTTTCAGGCATTCCGGTATATTATTTCCCCTATAGCATTGCCCGGCACAATCTCTGCGGCAGTGCTAATCTTCATCTTTTGCTGGAATGAATTCCTTTTTGCCCTTACTTTTACCCTGGATGAATCGTCACGAATGGCAACGGTCGGGATAGCCTTGTTTCAGGGTACTTTTGAAATCCCCTGGGGGGATATTGCCGCTGCCTCTGTTATCGTCACGATTCCGCTTCTTGTCTTTTTAATGTTTTTCCAAAGATACGTTGTGCAAGGTCTAACTGCCGGTGCATTAAAAGGATGAAAATAAAACTACAAAACATTACGAAACAGTATCATCATACCACCGCCGTTCATGGTCTGAATCTGGAGATACACGATGGTGAGTTTCTTGTTGTACTGGGGCCAAGCGGCAGCGGAAAATCGACAACATTAAATATGCTTGCAGGATTAGAGATTCCTACATCCGGAAAGATATTTTTTAATGATATCGTCGTTAATACCATCCCCCCGGGGAAAAGGGATATTGCATTGGTTTTTCAGAACTATGCCCTGTATCCGCATATGAAATGTTATGACAATATTGCCTTTCCCTTAAAAGTAAGAAAAGACAGGGACTTGCACCAGAAGGTTATTCAGTCGGCAAAGATGCTGGGATTAAGTGCTTTACTGAATAAATATCCGAAGGAGCTCTCAGGAGGTGAGAGGCAAAGGGTTGCATTGGCAAGGGCTCTTGTCAGAAATCCGCAGGTCTTTCTGATGGATGAACCGTTGAGCAATCTGGATGCACGGCTCCGGCTTTCGGCGAGAGGTGAGCTAAAAAAATTACAAAGGGAACGTAATATAACAACCGTATATGTCACCCATGATCAAACAGAGGCGCTTACTCTCGGAGACCGTATCGTGATAATGGATAAAGGAAGCCTGCAGCAGGCCGGCACACCGGTTGAAATATATCAAAAACCTCAAAATACCTTTATTGCAGGATTTATTGGAGCACCACCCATGAATCTGATACAGGTTAAAAAAGAAAGTACTTATTCTTTTCTTACAGGAGACAACAGCGTTGAACTTTCTGTTCCTGTGCCAAACAAAAGCCACCTTATTCTTGGTATCCGGCCAGAACATTTAACTGTCGTTCCGGCAGAAAAGGATTACATTATTTCCTGTCTTGTTGAAAACATAGAATATCTGGGAGATGAATCGATCGCCCATATAAAAATTAGCCCAACGGTAATGTGGTATGCCAAAAACATCACTGAAGGAATCAAAACAGGCAGCAAGGCTGGTTTGTTATTTTCACAACAGAATATCCATTGGTTTGATACAATAACAAAGGTAAGAATGAATTAGGCTTCCGGCATCCTTAGCAACAGAAGAAGCACCGGCATTTTCCGGCAGAATTACAACTGCCCCCGGCTATCTTCCCGGGGATTCCTTATCTGTATCTGTAGTTCGTTTGTAACCACTTAATATTATAAATATACATTAAATTAAGAA is part of the Candidatus Jettenia sp. AMX2 genome and harbors:
- a CDS encoding ABC transporter ATP-binding protein; the encoded protein is MKIKLQNITKQYHHTTAVHGLNLEIHDGEFLVVLGPSGSGKSTTLNMLAGLEIPTSGKIFFNDIVVNTIPPGKRDIALVFQNYALYPHMKCYDNIAFPLKVRKDRDLHQKVIQSAKMLGLSALLNKYPKELSGGERQRVALARALVRNPQVFLMDEPLSNLDARLRLSARGELKKLQRERNITTVYVTHDQTEALTLGDRIVIMDKGSLQQAGTPVEIYQKPQNTFIAGFIGAPPMNLIQVKKESTYSFLTGDNSVELSVPVPNKSHLILGIRPEHLTVVPAEKDYIISCLVENIEYLGDESIAHIKISPTVMWYAKNITEGIKTGSKAGLLFSQQNIHWFDTITKVRMN
- a CDS encoding carbohydrate ABC transporter permease, encoding MRIYKKILFYFLLTVAISWSIFPFLWILLTSIKPPHQIMQLPPVFPVSITFNAYKNVILGSYFPHYLFNSFMVSLSTVFIIMPIALLAAYSISRFSFRGKKPILFMIIVLFTLPSISLVAALYKLFYTLGWINLPISLIATYSTLNFPLAFFLLTKYLDKIPVEMDSAALIDGCTHFQAFRYIISPIALPGTISAAVLIFIFCWNEFLFALTFTLDESSRMATVGIALFQGTFEIPWGDIAAASVIVTIPLLVFLMFFQRYVVQGLTAGALKG